A section of the Methanosarcina mazei S-6 genome encodes:
- a CDS encoding STAS-like domain-containing protein, which yields MGKATEEKVKIKIIETAGINCCVAACDGQKVHDKIADAFRKNRIVELSFAETNELTPAFLNSAVGQLYGTFQAEIIEKSLSFTDLDHEDEIVLKRVMERAKVYFEHAYSCRKALRDVIGGEDA from the coding sequence GAAGGCTACGGAAGAAAAGGTAAAAATAAAGATTATTGAGACTGCAGGAATTAACTGCTGTGTTGCAGCCTGCGACGGGCAGAAAGTGCACGATAAAATTGCAGATGCTTTCCGCAAAAACAGGATTGTTGAGCTTTCTTTTGCAGAAACCAATGAACTTACTCCTGCCTTCTTAAATTCGGCTGTGGGGCAGCTTTATGGGACCTTCCAGGCTGAGATCATTGAAAAAAGCCTTTCTTTTACTGACCTTGACCACGAAGATGAGATCGTCCTTAAGAGGGTAATGGAGCGGGCAAAAGTCTATTTTGAACATGCATATTCCTGCAGGAAAGCACTCAGGGATGTGATCGGGGGCGAAGATGCCTAA
- a CDS encoding type II toxin-antitoxin system VapC family toxin has product MPKSVHRATVYPVRRSARLRPGKTLPVKPGPAPIHSIETYDFPEERSYFFDTNIWLYIYGPIGWPDQKSAVYSRALREIRNSNGTIYINCMIISEFINAFSRIEFKQQTTHSRYKDFRNSIGFRPVAEDIASNVKKILRNTLACDNDLKVIDLPEIMSFFEQGKYDFNDLVFAEICRSGEMVFVTHDKDFSELGVEILTANEKLLRR; this is encoded by the coding sequence ATGCCTAAGAGTGTCCACCGCGCAACGGTCTATCCTGTAAGGCGCAGTGCGAGGCTCCGCCCCGGTAAAACCCTGCCTGTAAAACCAGGTCCTGCTCCTATCCATTCAATAGAGACCTATGACTTTCCTGAAGAAAGGAGTTATTTCTTTGATACTAATATCTGGCTCTATATCTACGGTCCTATAGGCTGGCCTGACCAGAAGTCGGCTGTCTATTCCAGGGCTCTAAGGGAAATCAGGAATTCAAACGGCACGATTTATATTAACTGCATGATTATCTCGGAGTTCATCAATGCCTTTTCGAGAATTGAGTTCAAACAGCAGACCACTCACTCAAGGTATAAGGATTTCAGGAACTCCATCGGCTTCCGCCCGGTTGCCGAAGATATCGCCTCAAACGTGAAAAAGATCCTCAGAAATACTCTCGCCTGTGATAATGATTTAAAAGTAATAGACCTGCCTGAAATTATGAGCTTTTTCGAGCAGGGGAAATATGATTTTAATGACCTCGTTTTTGCAGAGATCTGCCGTTCAGGGGAAATGGTTTTTGTAACACATGATAAGGATTTCAGCGAACTTGGGGTCGAGATTTTGACTGCAAATGAAAAGCTGCTGCGAAGGTGA
- a CDS encoding type II toxin-antitoxin system HicB family antitoxin has protein sequence MREFTVVIEQDEDGIYVASVPELPGCHTQAETLDELNRRIKEAIELYLEAEAEKEK, from the coding sequence GTGAGAGAATTTACTGTTGTTATCGAACAGGACGAAGATGGAATTTACGTAGCTTCTGTACCTGAACTTCCGGGATGTCATACGCAGGCAGAAACACTCGACGAGTTAAACAGGAGAATAAAAGAAGCAATTGAACTGTACCTTGAGGCTGAAGCTGAAAAAGAAAAATGA
- a CDS encoding putative DNA binding domain-containing protein, with translation MTGRPEREEVWDYPLEAVREAVVNAVCHRDYTIMSQIEIRIYDNELIVWSPGGLPPGLTL, from the coding sequence ATGACCGGCAGGCCCGAAAGGGAAGAGGTCTGGGACTACCCATTAGAAGCAGTCAGGGAGGCGGTTGTAAATGCAGTCTGCCACAGGGATTACACAATTATGTCCCAAATCGAAATCCGGATTTATGACAACGAACTGATAGTCTGGAGTCCGGGTGGATTACCTCCTGGGCTTACACTGTAA
- a CDS encoding PDDEXK nuclease domain-containing protein, whose amino-acid sequence MKGIETSEYKTLFGEIKNRILKGQYEALKAVNRELISVYWDIGKLIVERQKSETWGKSVVDQLSRDLQEEFPRVRGFSASNIWRMRMFYLTYADNQKLAPLVREIGWTHNIAIMEKCKDDLEREFYLRTTRKFGWTKNILIVQIENDTYKKTLLNQTNFETTLPAEIQSKAKLAIKDEYTFDFLELGDLHSEKELEKEILLKLEAFLREMGGMFTFIGSQYRIQVEDEEYFIDLLLFHRAINCLIAVELKIGKFLPEYIGKMQFYLAQLDDFVKQPHENPSIGIILCKSRNKTIVEYALRESNKPIGVAEYKIVSTLPEKLKGKLPSPEEISKLLEEIK is encoded by the coding sequence ATGAAAGGTATTGAAACTTCTGAATATAAGACTCTGTTTGGAGAAATCAAAAATCGAATACTTAAAGGCCAGTACGAGGCTTTAAAGGCAGTAAATAGGGAATTGATCTCAGTTTACTGGGATATTGGAAAGTTGATTGTTGAAAGGCAAAAAAGTGAGACATGGGGCAAGTCCGTTGTCGACCAGCTTTCAAGAGACCTCCAGGAGGAGTTCCCTAGAGTAAGGGGTTTTTCTGCCTCAAATATCTGGCGCATGAGGATGTTTTATCTCACATATGCCGACAATCAAAAACTCGCACCATTGGTGCGAGAAATCGGATGGACTCACAATATAGCAATTATGGAAAAGTGTAAAGATGACCTTGAACGCGAATTTTATCTTCGTACAACCCGGAAATTCGGGTGGACTAAAAATATTCTGATAGTTCAGATTGAAAACGATACTTACAAAAAGACCCTGCTCAACCAGACGAATTTTGAAACAACCCTCCCGGCAGAAATTCAATCTAAGGCAAAACTCGCAATTAAGGATGAATATACTTTCGATTTCCTCGAACTCGGAGATCTCCACTCAGAAAAGGAACTCGAAAAGGAAATTCTCTTAAAACTGGAAGCTTTCCTCCGGGAAATGGGTGGAATGTTTACCTTCATAGGCAGTCAGTACCGCATTCAGGTAGAAGATGAAGAATACTTCATCGATCTTCTTCTCTTCCACCGGGCTATAAACTGCCTCATCGCAGTAGAACTTAAAATTGGCAAATTCCTCCCAGAATACATAGGAAAAATGCAGTTTTATCTGGCCCAGCTAGACGATTTCGTAAAGCAGCCCCACGAAAATCCCTCTATCGGCATCATCCTATGCAAATCCAGAAACAAAACCATTGTAGAATATGCTCTTCGCGAATCAAACAAGCCCATTGGTGTTGCTGAGTACAAAATTGTTTCTACACTGCCAGAAAAACTCAAAGGAAAATTACCCTCTCCTGAAGAAATTTCGAAACTTTTGGAGGAAATAAAGTAA
- a CDS encoding type II toxin-antitoxin system HicB family antitoxin, with translation MQFTIKLEESEEGGYTARCLEIPAAISEGDTEEEALENIKEAIQLVLEVTGEQAQVLGEIAIVEVSVN, from the coding sequence ATGCAGTTCACAATTAAACTTGAAGAATCTGAGGAAGGAGGCTATACCGCCCGGTGCCTCGAAATTCCTGCCGCTATCAGCGAAGGAGATACAGAAGAGGAGGCACTTGAAAACATTAAGGAAGCTATCCAGCTTGTCCTGGAAGTAACAGGAGAACAGGCTCAGGTACTGGGAGAAATCGCTATAGTGGAGGTTTCAGTTAACTAA
- a CDS encoding DUF2283 domain-containing protein, whose product MRQESLVTKYDYDFENDSIFFYGSNKKYRSSIDLDGIILDIGEDDQIMAIEILDASNRFNLAKEDLRNIKYFEARIEVSEENIRLTMKMSVNKRNKLVDKGLDALGLNSINLPISTQGIELNC is encoded by the coding sequence ATGAGGCAAGAATCCCTGGTAACTAAGTACGATTACGATTTCGAAAATGATAGCATTTTCTTTTACGGAAGCAACAAGAAGTACAGGTCTTCCATAGATCTGGACGGAATAATCCTTGATATTGGCGAAGATGACCAGATCATGGCTATCGAGATCCTTGATGCTTCAAACAGGTTCAACCTTGCAAAAGAGGACTTGAGGAACATAAAATACTTTGAAGCTCGCATAGAAGTTAGCGAAGAAAATATCAGGCTGACAATGAAAATGAGCGTCAATAAGAGAAATAAACTGGTTGACAAAGGCCTTGATGCTCTCGGGCTGAACAGCATAAACCTTCCAATAAGCACGCAGGGGATCGAGCTTAACTGTTAA
- a CDS encoding RNA-binding domain-containing protein, translating into MNPFFKQKESETLELKKSTAQLKPAVISIVAILNKHQEGKLYFGVKDDGTVVGQEIGNDTLRTISQAISAYIEPKVYPVIRQVTFEGKSCIEVEFQGNEVPYFAYGRAYIRTSDEDKPLSVKELENLILRKNKDQLKWDSSICREASLEDISEEKVRSFVKEAGKEYKGLENSLKKLKLSKDGNLTNAAVILFGKKPEDFFPNAKLRCAVFATNDTSYIIDMQDYTGDLFYLIGEAEKYLLKNTHIGMRLEGLKRIDVPEISKEAIREAIINAFCHRDYYEYDSVNVAVFKNRVEIRNKGLLYGGLTIEQIKTEMVSERRNELIAEIFHEIHWIEKWGRGISLILSMEPDTDFKEVGTQFIVTFKRKYFEDSEERDGEKVGEKVGEKVGETLTQNQEVILSLIRENSRISARELSDRVGISARKTEENISKLKKKGLLKRIGSARGGYWEIIEK; encoded by the coding sequence ATGAACCCTTTTTTTAAACAAAAGGAATCTGAAACCCTTGAACTGAAAAAATCCACTGCACAATTGAAACCTGCCGTAATCTCTATAGTTGCTATACTCAACAAGCATCAGGAAGGCAAATTATACTTTGGAGTTAAGGACGATGGGACAGTTGTGGGGCAGGAAATTGGGAATGACACTTTGAGAACCATTTCTCAGGCTATTTCAGCGTACATAGAACCAAAAGTCTATCCCGTTATCCGGCAAGTAACTTTCGAGGGAAAATCTTGCATTGAAGTCGAATTCCAGGGAAATGAAGTACCTTACTTTGCATACGGCAGAGCTTATATTCGCACTTCTGATGAGGACAAGCCCCTGAGTGTAAAAGAACTTGAGAACCTGATACTCAGGAAGAATAAGGACCAATTGAAGTGGGATAGTTCCATTTGCAGGGAAGCAAGTTTAGAAGATATCAGTGAAGAAAAAGTCAGGTCCTTTGTAAAAGAAGCTGGCAAAGAGTACAAAGGGCTTGAAAATTCCCTGAAAAAATTAAAGCTCTCAAAAGACGGAAATTTAACAAATGCCGCAGTCATTCTTTTCGGAAAGAAACCCGAGGATTTTTTCCCTAATGCAAAACTCAGGTGTGCAGTCTTTGCTACAAATGACACTTCATATATCATTGACATGCAGGACTATACAGGTGATCTCTTCTACCTGATAGGTGAGGCTGAAAAATACCTCCTTAAAAACACCCACATTGGAATGCGGCTTGAGGGCCTGAAGAGAATCGACGTCCCTGAAATCTCGAAAGAAGCAATAAGAGAAGCCATAATAAATGCCTTTTGCCACCGGGACTATTATGAATATGATTCCGTAAATGTAGCCGTATTCAAAAACCGTGTGGAAATCAGAAACAAAGGTCTCCTTTATGGAGGACTTACCATCGAACAGATCAAGACCGAAATGGTTTCTGAGCGAAGGAATGAGCTGATAGCTGAAATCTTCCATGAAATTCACTGGATTGAAAAATGGGGCAGAGGAATAAGTCTTATCCTTTCGATGGAACCCGACACTGATTTTAAAGAGGTTGGGACTCAGTTTATTGTAACGTTTAAGAGGAAGTATTTTGAGGATAGTGAGGAAAGAGACGGAGAAAAGGTCGGAGAAAAGGTCGGAGAAAAGGTCGGAGAAACTCTAACCCAAAATCAAGAAGTGATACTCAGTTTGATAAGAGAAAATTCACGAATTTCAGCCAGGGAACTTTCCGATAGAGTAGGCATTTCTGCAAGAAAAACTGAAGAAAACATTTCTAAATTAAAGAAAAAGGGTTTACTCAAGAGAATCGGTTCGGCTAGAGGCGGTTACTGGGAAATCATTGAAAAATGA
- a CDS encoding DNA double-strand break repair nuclease NurA — MSYSSQAGRRPNEYASKSSHTNIIWDQDIKEFLDKCSLPSGSDEIVLREENLIADVNYDLKSPISLFITIDGGYTEVFIRREFPSCVLNFFQFGALIFELKDLKTLSNKPFIDPEDIERLKKIERLKFVLPTKNISYKDESLTNSVRNTFYEFFTENKENFIETLKWFLYREYDSKKEIASYTLSSCPNPKCNNKRIELNKRDMSENYLFCCDDCGEKIYLTDVFRLHEVIDDEFGAGGILAYVTNLLEHILLIHYIRTILRIKPSLLKETLFIKEGPLAFFSVTANMHKPMRDLSNYLLEKYDLNLVGVEKSGSFVEHAAQIGNKMESGTLLLINNNYIYKYIIPGKADPDNPYARTSYYGGKLIFKSRDERLYVVTIPVENESVVLDPKKENFKNLDSILQNLEQLKCDMYDNSLFPVALANKLVSLSAHPSSVILEKFAKSFIKP; from the coding sequence ATGAGTTATTCAAGTCAAGCTGGAAGGAGACCAAATGAATATGCGAGTAAATCGTCACATACTAACATAATATGGGACCAAGATATTAAAGAATTCTTAGATAAATGCAGTCTTCCCAGCGGCTCTGATGAGATTGTTCTAAGAGAAGAAAATCTTATAGCTGATGTCAATTATGATTTAAAAAGCCCTATAAGCCTTTTTATCACAATAGATGGAGGGTATACAGAGGTTTTCATTAGAAGAGAGTTTCCATCATGTGTTTTGAACTTTTTTCAATTTGGAGCATTGATTTTTGAGCTTAAGGATCTTAAAACTCTTTCTAACAAACCGTTTATAGATCCCGAAGATATCGAAAGGCTCAAAAAAATAGAACGGCTAAAATTTGTTCTTCCCACAAAAAACATTTCTTACAAAGATGAAAGTTTAACCAATTCAGTTAGAAATACATTTTATGAGTTTTTTACAGAAAATAAAGAAAATTTCATTGAAACTCTAAAATGGTTTTTATATAGGGAATACGACAGTAAAAAGGAAATCGCTTCTTACACACTCTCTAGTTGTCCAAATCCAAAATGTAACAATAAAAGAATTGAATTAAACAAAAGGGATATGTCAGAGAATTATCTTTTCTGTTGCGATGACTGTGGCGAAAAAATATATTTAACAGATGTTTTTAGGCTTCACGAAGTAATTGATGATGAATTTGGGGCAGGTGGGATTTTAGCATATGTTACCAATCTTCTTGAACATATATTGTTGATTCATTATATTAGAACAATATTGAGGATAAAGCCCTCTCTGCTGAAAGAAACATTATTTATCAAAGAGGGGCCTTTAGCATTTTTTAGTGTCACCGCGAATATGCATAAACCAATGAGAGATTTGTCTAACTATTTATTGGAAAAATATGATCTTAATTTAGTAGGTGTTGAAAAAAGTGGATCTTTTGTAGAACACGCCGCTCAAATAGGAAATAAGATGGAATCTGGGACACTTTTGCTCATAAACAACAACTACATATATAAGTATATCATTCCCGGCAAAGCTGATCCAGATAATCCCTATGCAAGGACATCTTATTATGGGGGAAAATTGATTTTCAAATCCCGTGACGAAAGATTATACGTTGTAACTATACCTGTTGAAAACGAATCTGTCGTTCTTGATCCAAAAAAAGAAAATTTTAAGAATCTAGACTCAATTCTGCAGAATCTAGAACAATTAAAATGTGATATGTATGATAATTCTTTGTTCCCTGTTGCGCTCGCAAATAAACTAGTATCCTTATCAGCGCATCCAAGTTCGGTAATACTTGAAAAATTTGCTAAAAGCTTCATAAAACCATAA
- a CDS encoding ATP-binding protein codes for MIPPTNYKVYFEGNDNLNKLVQEDGKINPKNGITLKEATSWFTTIWEQSNSEFFEDYKKKKGHDWIDEDLKALLIFLTKKKNPTGRQNISGYLKLRKMKDLHTATNEKPFEEEIIEALAQGKIIIIDLSQGDPEIQKLYSERICSKIFNHSMGNFTRNKPNNFVQFYFEEAHNLFPKKEDKDMSDIYNRIAKEGAKLNLGLIYATQEVSSISSNILKNTQNWFIAHLNNEDEIKEIKKYYDFKDFTENLILFNATSDKGFIRMKTYSNSFVVPVHIDRFLADEIDLEELR; via the coding sequence TTGATTCCCCCAACAAATTATAAAGTTTATTTTGAGGGGAATGATAACCTAAACAAATTAGTGCAAGAAGATGGAAAAATAAATCCAAAGAATGGAATTACTCTTAAAGAGGCAACTAGTTGGTTTACTACCATCTGGGAACAATCTAATTCTGAATTTTTTGAAGATTATAAAAAAAAGAAAGGGCATGATTGGATAGACGAAGATTTAAAAGCATTACTAATATTTTTAACTAAGAAAAAAAATCCAACTGGCAGACAAAATATCAGTGGTTACCTTAAGCTAAGAAAAATGAAAGATCTACATACTGCCACTAACGAAAAACCATTTGAAGAAGAAATAATAGAAGCATTGGCTCAAGGTAAAATAATAATAATTGACTTATCTCAAGGAGATCCGGAAATTCAAAAGCTATACTCTGAGAGAATATGTAGTAAAATATTCAACCACTCAATGGGTAATTTCACCAGAAATAAACCAAATAATTTTGTACAATTTTACTTTGAAGAAGCTCACAATCTCTTTCCAAAGAAAGAAGATAAAGATATGAGTGATATATATAACCGAATAGCAAAAGAAGGAGCAAAGTTAAATTTAGGTTTAATCTATGCAACTCAAGAAGTAAGCTCAATATCTTCAAATATATTAAAAAATACCCAGAATTGGTTTATTGCTCATTTAAACAATGAAGATGAGATAAAAGAAATTAAAAAATACTATGATTTTAAAGATTTTACCGAAAATTTAATTCTATTCAACGCTACCTCAGACAAGGGATTCATCAGAATGAAGACTTATTCGAATTCCTTTGTGGTACCAGTCCACATCGATCGATTTTTGGCTGATGAAATTGATTTAGAGGAATTAAGATGA
- a CDS encoding DEAD/DEAH box helicase family protein, protein MPICAFRGDLDRYFSDHVNFINELTEFEYRFIKEHTSPIEEENSGFIHSRNDLRKLAFWMATGSGKTFLVHLNYLQFIKHNRGKYRIKFDNILLITPNENLSFQHIEEMKKSRIPCMLFGNTEFGDFSKFADENTIKVVDIHKLTDEKKGSGVTIDIEKFGTKNLVFVDEGHKGSSGKKWNYFRNELTSDGFKIEYSATFGQAVASGSEEGQKLFHEYGKSILFDYSYRFFFEDGYGKKYKILNLKDKAYSDEIKHKLMLVNLLSFYQQKKIFNDNYAETQEYNIAEPLWVFLGSSVNKNTETSDVLQVINFLGKFLKNEDNWVINNIKDIFEGNSGLEDPTGIDIFSPQYPEQKLKFLRESGLSPEEIYTNILKKVFHTVGSAPLYLVNIKNAKGEIALKCGTGKYFGVINIGSDGQFLDRVENECKDPTTAKILNLRIDSDDISYSLFRDINSNNSNINILIGAKKFIEGWNSWRVSNMGLLNIGKSEGSQIIQLFGRGVRLKGKNMSLKRSTATDGSSEYIPVLETLNIFGIEANYMDQFKYYLRNEGVTVDNRIEIPIKIQINDSYIKEELLIPDYNNREFKNHIFELDSYEKMEPVEIDLYPKIDVLESNESEEIRAEYKKPRREIRSPEINLLDWTKIYYQLLEKTNMITQIKSDMGGRKQHTYVAYSVQD, encoded by the coding sequence ATACCTATCTGTGCTTTTCGGGGAGATCTAGATAGATATTTCTCTGATCATGTTAATTTTATCAATGAACTAACAGAATTTGAGTATAGATTCATTAAAGAGCATACAAGTCCAATTGAAGAAGAGAATAGTGGATTCATTCATTCAAGAAATGATCTCAGAAAACTTGCATTCTGGATGGCAACTGGGTCTGGGAAAACATTCCTCGTTCATCTCAATTATCTCCAGTTCATAAAACATAACAGGGGAAAATACCGGATTAAATTTGACAACATTCTGCTCATCACCCCAAACGAAAATCTTTCCTTCCAGCACATCGAAGAGATGAAGAAAAGCCGTATTCCTTGCATGCTTTTTGGAAACACAGAGTTTGGGGATTTTTCCAAATTTGCAGATGAGAACACCATAAAAGTGGTTGACATCCATAAACTTACCGATGAAAAAAAGGGCTCTGGAGTCACCATAGATATTGAAAAATTCGGGACAAAGAACCTGGTCTTTGTGGATGAAGGACACAAAGGTAGTAGTGGAAAGAAATGGAATTACTTCAGGAATGAGCTCACTTCCGATGGGTTCAAAATTGAATACAGTGCTACTTTCGGGCAGGCTGTAGCTTCAGGGAGCGAAGAGGGACAGAAACTTTTTCATGAATACGGCAAATCAATTCTTTTTGATTACTCCTATCGCTTCTTCTTTGAAGACGGATATGGAAAAAAATACAAAATCTTGAACCTCAAGGACAAGGCATATTCTGATGAAATAAAGCACAAACTCATGCTCGTGAACTTGCTTTCCTTCTACCAGCAAAAGAAAATTTTCAATGACAACTATGCTGAAACCCAAGAATATAATATTGCAGAACCTCTCTGGGTTTTTTTGGGGAGTAGCGTAAATAAAAACACTGAAACTTCTGATGTTTTACAGGTGATCAATTTCCTCGGAAAATTCCTCAAAAACGAAGATAACTGGGTAATAAATAACATCAAAGATATCTTTGAAGGGAATTCAGGACTTGAAGATCCCACAGGGATAGACATCTTTTCTCCCCAATATCCTGAACAGAAGCTCAAGTTTCTCCGTGAAAGCGGGCTATCTCCGGAAGAAATCTATACCAATATACTGAAAAAGGTTTTCCACACTGTAGGCTCTGCTCCTCTCTACCTAGTGAACATTAAAAATGCAAAAGGAGAAATCGCACTTAAATGCGGAACTGGAAAATACTTTGGAGTAATCAATATCGGAAGCGATGGCCAGTTTTTGGATCGTGTAGAAAATGAATGCAAAGATCCCACTACCGCAAAAATCCTGAACCTTCGCATTGATTCGGATGATATAAGCTACTCTCTTTTCAGGGATATCAACTCAAACAATTCCAACATCAATATACTCATAGGGGCAAAGAAATTCATTGAGGGCTGGAACTCCTGGCGCGTTTCTAACATGGGTCTTTTGAACATAGGCAAAAGTGAAGGCTCGCAGATCATCCAGCTTTTCGGGAGAGGTGTTCGGCTCAAAGGAAAAAATATGAGCTTAAAAAGGAGTACTGCAACAGATGGCTCTTCTGAATATATCCCTGTGCTTGAAACTCTGAACATCTTCGGCATTGAAGCCAACTATATGGATCAGTTCAAATACTACCTCAGAAATGAAGGAGTGACTGTAGACAACAGAATTGAAATCCCAATAAAAATCCAGATTAATGATTCCTACATAAAGGAAGAGTTACTCATACCTGACTATAACAACCGGGAATTTAAAAACCATATTTTTGAGCTTGATAGTTATGAAAAAATGGAGCCAGTAGAGATTGACCTTTATCCTAAAATTGATGTCCTTGAAAGTAATGAATCTGAAGAAATAAGAGCTGAGTACAAAAAACCAAGAAGGGAAATCAGGAGCCCCGAAATTAATCTCCTAGACTGGACAAAAATATACTACCAGCTTCTAGAGAAAACGAACATGATTACTCAGATAAAATCAGATATGGGAGGAAGAAAGCAGCATACTTATGTTGCTTATTCAGTGCAGGATTGA